The nucleotide window acagaatgctattGACTTGATcgctcaaagtattgaagcaaataaATGTGCTACTTGTCCTTTGTATGATGTTAAAgtagtcttttttcttcttctctcttgtattggggtataaaagtgtatggaaaattaaacctGGAcaaattttcagtattcactggaactccctcctggtactttcctatgtttcctgttttattatttttactcacatctttgtattctttactaacACTTCTAATCCCCATGTTCATACCATGGTCAGTGGCATTTTTGTCAAAGTTGGTCTCTGGCACATTACACAAGTTGTGAAACTACTGGACATGTCCAAATATAGCTGTAGGGCTTGCTACAAATCCACTTCTTAAGTGTGTAGTTCCTGGCACTGCTGATTTTTTTGTCACTCAGGtaggcatatttttcttttcctcggATGAGAgtcctaaaacaaaaaacaaacaaaattcctgCAGAGTCGGCCACTGCATTCCCCCAGTAATGATATCTCACTCGTGTCCACTGCTTGTTTATAGCACGAATCACagaaaagcagaggccatgaggaaTCACCAGCACTAGTGTTACACCCAGTGACTTTTCCATTCTTGCGGTTCCATTTGGAGACCACATCTTTCTCACTCATCCATTTTGAACCCTGTACTGTGTGTACAAAGCATTTGACTGCTGCCCTCTGCCATGTTCACATGAACTTCACTCAGCCATGGGTAGCATCTAAGGATGGTTTTCAATTTTATCTTGACAAATTTCTCACTTGTATGAAAGGGGGAGAAATTGCACTTAGTAAATTGCAAAGGTCTTTTATAATGGACATTCACCATTCCAGAGAAATGAAACTATTCAAAATGGCTATGCTGACATCCAGTGCTGTCGTGGGTGCTCTTTGATAATGAGATTTTAGAGAAGGTTTCCAAAGACCCTGGAGTCTCTGCTTCAGTGACAGGTGCAACTGTGCATACATCTGTCTGACAAGTAAGTCCTGTCCAGCAGTTGTGCAGTGACTTCCTGGGGATTCAGAGCCCTTAGTGGCCATCAGCAGTTCTGTCTGCATCCCACAATGGCAGTTAGTAGCAATGTTAGATTCCAAGTGCTGATAGCAGACAGCATCTACCCCAGATGCCATCATCAGGATAAAGATTTGGAGAGGAACAACACTAGGTGACTCTAACACATGTAAATTTGCCGGGATGTGGAGTTACTGGGGACTGGCTGTTGCATGTAACACAACCGGTGCCAAGGCACACCTCCAGCCCaagggtttatttttcttctataccAGTACACTTAAGTTCACATGACTCAGCCTTTTATCTCTCATAGCCACAgctcacacacatcacaatacatgaatacagaagaaagaaaagaggtctAAACACATACAAGTTGTTATATTCAGTGTTGTCTGTCCACATCCAATGGTGCTCTGATGACTCTCTGTGCAGGCCAATCCAGTGGTCAATTTGCCCCTTGTATCTATTCAGGAAATTCTGTCAAAAAACATGGAAAGCAAATATATGTGTCTCTCCACATCAGATACCATTGAGTGTCTCCAAACTACAGCCTCCTCTCAGCATGGCAGCAGGTTTGAACTGATGGTCATTGACTTTGGAGATTAAATAACCCTCAATCAGTTCTCAGTAGATGTATTTCACAGCCATAATCCACAGTACACTAACAACCACCCTTCCTTCTGTGGCTGACATGGTCCCTTGTTAAGCCTGTATTTACAATTATTAACAGTTGCCTTCTTAAGTTTGCAACACCCGCCAGCTCGGACAAAGACTTACATGACCACCATGTTTCTCTATCAAATGTATGTCTGGCCATGCAGGTTGACTATAAGCACTACAGGAGAGAATGTCTTTGGAGTATCTCAGGGTGAAAGCCAGATGGGTTAATATCATAAATGGCACATACTAATATGTGCCCCCCCTGCCATGATACCTGTATGCCTGGGATGGAATCCTCCCTCATGCTGCAGCCTTAAGGTCCCTATCTCAAGGCAGTAAATATTcaacagaacaaacaacaaacctACATTGATCATTTCTTACCAGCTCCTCTTGGCTGTCAAATTTAGCTAGTTGGGCCTCTCTTGCCATGCAGTAGTTATGGCTGGCTGTCTGGTTATTCGtgtcttcagaaaaataaaaacatttatttccaaATCCAATCCAGTTTCTTGGGCAAACAGCATAGGTATTCTTGCTTGAGacctgttctgtctttcctgctttTGTAATGACAAAATAAAGAGAACTCCTCACTTCTCTGGATTTAACTATGATCAAATACTAACATACAAACATGGCATTGGTTTTTCAATACCAAACTTTGATTAAGGCCTTCCTGTTATCAGGTACACTTACATTAAATCCACATGAATGTATGCTGGCTCTCCTTAGAGACTGTCAGAATGGCAATTATCAACAAACTTCACTGTAGAGTTCAGAACTCTGCAGAAATAGGGGCACTAatttattgctggtgggattaTAAACTGATACATCCAGTATGGAGGCtcctttaaaaagttacaaacagagctatgccactcctgggcatatatgaGAGAACACGACATCATAACACAGAGACCTGCACATCCATGTCTGCTGCCCTGTGTACAAAAGCAGCAAAATGGACCtgacctagatgcccatcaactcATGAACaagtaatgaaaatgtggtacatgtgtaAGCAGTAAGTTAatcagacataaagaaaaattgaTACTTGTAGGAAAGTGGGGGATCTACAAAGTATAATATTAAACAAGGTCACACAAAATCAGCGAGAAATAGACCCCATACACTCCCTCATATGTTTGtcccagcctgggatacacagtgtgACAGCTGTGACTGAGGGCATGGTGTAACACGTAGACTGGAGAACAAGGAGAGTGATGTAAGGTGATGAGCAACGACAGGATGCAGCAAGGGCATATAAGCCATGAATAGGACTATAAAGAGCATTGCTTTTCTAGTTTCAGAGTTGCTgatgtttttttctcattgtgGCCAATaagtgtataaaaatataaatatagtgaAAATCTAAAACCATAACGAGTGTTCCATGGCTTCAGAATGTCTTTTCTAACTGGGTGGAAGTTCTTTGAGATTCACAGGGTTTGAGATTTGGCCAGTGTTGGAGTGGCTATGCTAACGGAGCAGTGTGATGTGTTCATTTGTGAGTCTATCATAATagagtgattgtgtgtgtgtgtgtgtgtgtgtgtgtgtgtgtgtgtgtgtgtgtgtgagctctgaaTGTGCAAGCTTTCAGAGGACTGcttagaaaaacaacaaatatttttttcataactttgcctttttcttcctttaacacACAAAAACGACTGCATGGCTCTTTTGAAGTGCTACTGAgctttgaaataaattatttgataagaaatattaaatactagaaatcatacacatacacacacttattttTGGTGGAGGTAGATTTGCTGTAGATGTTCCCTGTTCCAATAATCAGTATCACGAGGCTTTAATGACAGGGACAAACACAAAAGGCACTGAGGGCGACAGCCACTTCTTTTCCTCTGAGTCTTTGCAGAGATACATGATAGTATAGGTTACAATGACTAAGTCTTACCGGAAAGTTTTGTCCATGTTTAGACTTGTGTATTATTCACTGACGTGGttaaagttgattttattttgtttattgagacagggtttctgtagctttggaatctgtcatGGAACTAGTTCTGAGAggccagaatggcctcaaactcatagagatctgcctgcctctgtctcccaagtgctgggattaaaggcgtgcgcaaccactGCCCAAAGTTGATTTTATACAACAATATCCTGTAACATTTACTCCAGCTATGGCAGGAAAACTGTACAAGATTTTATCACATTATTTAGAACAGTCTAAAACGAAAAGCTTGGGAATCACATATTTCTGGAACATTCTATTTAGTATTTTCAGACCATGGTAGAAGACATTAAGGGAAACCATGAGTCATGGTTAGGATGAGATTTTCTGTACCTTCCCCAACCATATTACTCTTCACTGCCTTCACTGCTCCTAGCTGCAGCAGCTTCCTTGAGGCTCCTCCTTtgggttttcctttctttgtcctcTGCATTGAATTGTACCAACAGGTAGATATATGTCTTCTGCAACTCTCTCTAGTGGTTACTAAATGTCATCTTCCCAggcctcctgtgcacaccacagCCTTTTCTGAAAATTCTTCCCAAGTTCCCAGAGAACAGGAATTTCCGTGTGTTTCTCTTAGCCCTTCCCACAGTGCCTGGCTCACAGTGTTCAGTAAGTTGGTGtatgaggtccttctgtctatgtgttgcattcattgattgaataaagaaactgccttggccttttgatagggcagaatgtaggtaggtggagtagaaagaactgaattctgggagaaagaaactagAAAGAGAGAGcctccatggagctgccaggtcagacatgctgaatctttcccagtaagccatgccaacgtggtgatacagattaatggaaatgggttaaatgaagatgtaaaagttagccaataagaggctggagataatgggccaagcagtgatttaattaatacaatttctgtgtgattatttcgggtataagctagccgtgcCAGACAGAACAAGGAGTTCCATGCTCCTTACAACAAAATGTAACTGACAGTGTGGATGTGGACAGAATGCTGCAGGATCTGGAGAATGTCACTCACCTGACAATGACAGAGTCATAGAAAGTGCAATCACAGCTCCAGTGAGGACAATGATCACTGCA belongs to Microtus pennsylvanicus isolate mMicPen1 chromosome 8, mMicPen1.hap1, whole genome shotgun sequence and includes:
- the LOC142855952 gene encoding C-type lectin domain family 2 member D11-like isoform X1 — encoded protein: MSEDSGGLSNSDEDEPPDEIGDNLPASINGDEEELQEVIVENPPASINRNNEERHSVGGKKLQEKCLRIVSPVSPASLYCCYAVIIVLTGAVIALSMTLSLSAGKTEQVSSKNTYAVCPRNWIGFGNKCFYFSEDTNNQTASHNYCMAREAQLAKFDSQEELNFLNRYKGQIDHWIGLHRESSEHHWMWTDNTEYNNLTLIRGKEKYAYLSDKKISSARNYTLKKWICSKPYSYIWTCPVVSQLV
- the LOC142855952 gene encoding C-type lectin domain family 2 member D11-like isoform X2, which translates into the protein MSEDSGGLSNSDEDEPPDEIGDNLPASINGDEEELQEVIVENPPASINRNNEERHSVGGKKLQEKCLRIVSPVSPASLYCCYAVIIVLTGAVIALSMTLSLSGKTEQVSSKNTYAVCPRNWIGFGNKCFYFSEDTNNQTASHNYCMAREAQLAKFDSQEELNFLNRYKGQIDHWIGLHRESSEHHWMWTDNTEYNNLTLIRGKEKYAYLSDKKISSARNYTLKKWICSKPYSYIWTCPVVSQLV